The genomic stretch AAACAGGGCATTTGCATACTGGTCATGGGGATATCACCTGCTGCTCCCCTTTTTATCCGCTCTTTTCGGAGCAGGATGGGCGTTTCTCGCTTTTATCCCGAGCAGCTTGCGGGCATGGTTTTTTCATGGAAGGGATTGGCCCGTAAAAACGATTGGCATTCTGGAAATCGTGAATGCCTGCTTCTTTCTTGCCGTCATGTGCCTGTTTATCACAAGGTAAAAAAACAAGGACACCGCTGTCCTTGTTTTTTTCAGTCAATATTGCAAATCTCCAGCGGGCAATTTTCACACTCAATCTCACATCGTAAATAGTCCCGCTTGTGCAAAATAATTTTTCCGGATTCGTCTATCGAAATAACCCCTTTTTTGCGGAGATCTCCGAGCATACGATTGACGCTTTCCCGTGCAGCCGCGCAAAACTTTGCCAAATCCTGATTTGTCAGGACAATGTTAATCAGAATGCCGTCGCTTCGCTCCACTCCGTAGCTGTTTGATAAGCGGATAAGGGTAGAATAGAGCGCCCCCTTTTTGCCATGAAGAAGCAGATCCCTGATTTTGGACTGAATCTTCCGGAGGTGCGTGCTCATCCATTTCATGAACTCAAATGTCAAAGCGCCGTTTTGGATTAATTCTTTTTCCAGCTTATTTTTATTAATGACGAGCACCTCGCCATCCTCTAGTACTTTTGCACTGAGCATATACCTTGGTTCTTCAGTGAAAAGTGTTAATTCTCCGACGATATCATGCTTTTGGCAGATTCTAAGCGTCAGGTCTTTTCCGTCAGATGTCAGCTTGCCGATTTCAATGAGTCCTGATTGAATCAGATAAAGCTCTTCTGCATCCATTCCTTCCCGAAACAAATACGTGTGTTTTTCCATTTTTCTTTTCGTGCTGATCGATTCCAGCAATTCATACAGATCGCTGGATATAAGATCACTATCAGATGGTCGAACAGAGAGAAAATTCATGAGCTCACCTCGAAGAAAGTCACGTTGTGTGTTTATTGTAACGTGAATTGATTTGTACCCATCGAGAAAAAACTAACAATCTTGTGAATGCCCCAGTGTTAGTTGATGCTCTGGCTGTTTCTCTCCGTGTGTGTTTTCATTCTTTCCTGCCAATACATCCATATGACAAGGACAAAACTGGCTAACGCCACCTCTGAAAGCGCCATAAACCCGATCGCGTACTGGCCTGTTGCCTGAAATACACTCGCCAATATGAGCGGAGGAAAAAAGCCGCCTAAACCGCCCATGGCAGACACAATCCCATTGGCAATCCCCGCTTGCTTCGAAAAATAGAAAGGCACCAGTTTAAAAACAGTTCCGTTTCCTATGCCTGAGCAGACGGCCACGGTTAATGATCCAAACGTATAAAGGCCGATTGTCGGCGAGAACGATAGGATAATGCCTGATAATGTAAGCCCGGCAAAAACAAACATCAAGATGCGGAGCGGGCTCATTTTATCAGCCAGGAATCCGCCCGCAGGCCTGAGCAGCGTAGAAACCGCAATAAAGCCAGCCGTCCGCAAGCCGGCATCTGCAGGATTCAGCCCAAAATGCTCCACCAGAAAGTTCGGCAGATAGATAGTGAAGGCGACAAAGGCACCGAACGTAATAAAATAAAACAGGCTCAGAAACCATAGCACATGATTTCGGTAAACAGCTTTGATTTGAGTCTTAACAGAAACTTTGACCTTCTTCTCATGCCTGTCGCCAAACAATACGTGCAGTAAGGCAAAGACAGCCAGCAAAATCAGATACATTTGCACGGTTGATTTCCACCCGACGGCTTGAGCGATAACCGGCGCTGCAAATGTCGTAACGGCTGTCCCGATATTTCCTGCACCGTAAATCCCATTGACGACACCGTGCTTTTCTTTCGGATAATATTTCGGGAGGGAGGTCACCCCAATGGAAAACACCGCTCCCCCGATCCCTAAGAAAAAGCCGCCTGCGATTAAATCAAACAGAGAATCCGCGATACTGATCCAAAATACAGGAAATAAAAGCAGGATGAAGCTGACCATAAACATGAGCCGCGCGCCAAACCTGTTCGTTAAATACCCTAAAGGAATGCGGAGAAGCGACCCGAGGATCACAGGAATCGCGGTCACTAAAGAAATCTCACCCTTGCTTAAATGAATATCTAATGTGATTTGGGAAATGAGTGATGAAATCAGCACCCAAACCATAAACCCTGCCACCAAGCTTAATGACTGTAACGATAATTGAATGTGTTGACGGTTGATCATTTGGCTTGCCCCTTTCAATGATTCAATAATCAGTCTTATCATACAAAAACTAGCCAAACAGGATTGTGAATTACATCACACGTTTTTCTCATAAAAAAAGGACAAAGCCCGAAGACTTTGTCCTTTTGATCGTGATTACATTTTTTCCGGAGCCGATACGCCGATCAGCTGAAGCGCATTGTTCAGCGTAATTTGCGTTGCCTTCATTAAAGCCAGGCGCGCGCGGCTTTTCTCTTCATTTTCAGGGTCGATGACTTTCTCTGCGTTGTAGAAGCTGTGCAGAGCAGAAGCCAGATCATAAATATAGTTAGTGACACGGTGCGGAATTCGTTTTTCCGCTGCTTCCGCCACTGCCTCTGGGAAGCCGCCGATCGTTTTCAGCAGATCGTATTCTTTTTCTGATTGAATATGGCTGAAATCAAGATCTGCCGCCGGTTTAAGCCCCTGCTCTTCCCCTTGGCGAAGCATGCTGCAAATACGGGCATGCGCGTATTGTGCATAATACACAGGGTTTTCGTTAGATGTTGATACAGCAAGATCTAAGTCAAAATCCATATGGGTGTCTGCACTTCGCATTGCAAAGAAGTAACGCACGGCATCCAAGCCGACTTCTTCAATCAGGTCACGCATCGTTACGGCTTTACCGGTCCGTTTGCTCATTTTCATTTTCTCGCCGTTTTTGTAAAGGTGAACGAGCTGAATGATTTCTACTTCAAGCGTTCCTTTTTCATAGCCCAGCGCTTCGATTGCCGCTTTCATACGCGGGATGTAGCCGTGGTGATCGGCGCCCCAAACGTTGATCAGCTTATCAAAGCCGCGGTCAAGCTTGTCCTTATGATACGCGATATCAGGAAGAAGGTACGTGTACGTGCCGTCCTTCTTGATCAATACGCGGTCTTTATCATCGCCGAAAGTCGTGGAACGGAACCAAGTCGCGCCGTCTTCTTCATAGACGTGGCCTTTTTCGCGGAGCGCTTCAAGCGCCTTGTCGATTTTTCCATTTTGGTACAGTGAAGTTTCTGAATACCACACATCAAACGGCACACGGAAGTTTTCCAAGTCCTTGCGAAGCTTTTCCAGCTCGTATTTCAGGCCGTATTCACGGAAAAACGCGAGGCGTTCACTTTCCTCTTCGTTAACGAAACGATCACCGTATTCCTCAGCGAGACGCTTTCCGATCGCAATGATATCCTCACCGCGGTAGCCATCCTCCGGCATCGGTTTTTCCAATCCGAGTGCTTCAAAGTAACGGACTTCAACAGAAAGCGCCAGATTGTTGATTTGGTTTCCCGCATCGTTAATGTAGTATTCGCGGCTTACATCGTAACCCGCTTTTGAAAGCACGTTGCACAAGGAATCGCCGACAGCCG from Bacillus subtilis subsp. subtilis str. 168 encodes the following:
- the fnr gene encoding transcriptional regulator of anaerobic metabolism (FNR/CAP family) (Evidence 1a: Function from experimental evidences in the studied strain; PubMedId: 8682783, 8846791, 16796679, 21068385, 23046954; Product type r: regulator), whose protein sequence is MNFLSVRPSDSDLISSDLYELLESISTKRKMEKHTYLFREGMDAEELYLIQSGLIEIGKLTSDGKDLTLRICQKHDIVGELTLFTEEPRYMLSAKVLEDGEVLVINKNKLEKELIQNGALTFEFMKWMSTHLRKIQSKIRDLLLHGKKGALYSTLIRLSNSYGVERSDGILINIVLTNQDLAKFCAAARESVNRMLGDLRKKGVISIDESGKIILHKRDYLRCEIECENCPLEICNID
- the narK gene encoding nitrite extrusion permease (Evidence 1a: Function from experimental evidences in the studied strain; PubMedId: 8682783, 8846791, 15849754, 16796679, 16850406, 26786044; Product type t : transporter); translated protein: MINRQHIQLSLQSLSLVAGFMVWVLISSLISQITLDIHLSKGEISLVTAIPVILGSLLRIPLGYLTNRFGARLMFMVSFILLLFPVFWISIADSLFDLIAGGFFLGIGGAVFSIGVTSLPKYYPKEKHGVVNGIYGAGNIGTAVTTFAAPVIAQAVGWKSTVQMYLILLAVFALLHVLFGDRHEKKVKVSVKTQIKAVYRNHVLWFLSLFYFITFGAFVAFTIYLPNFLVEHFGLNPADAGLRTAGFIAVSTLLRPAGGFLADKMSPLRILMFVFAGLTLSGIILSFSPTIGLYTFGSLTVAVCSGIGNGTVFKLVPFYFSKQAGIANGIVSAMGGLGGFFPPLILASVFQATGQYAIGFMALSEVALASFVLVIWMYWQERMKTHTERNSQSIN
- the argS gene encoding arginyl-tRNA synthetase (Evidence 1a: Function from experimental evidences in the studied strain; PubMedId: 8289305, 9862121; Product type e: enzyme); this encodes MNIAEQMKDVLKEEIKAAVLKAGLAEESQIPNVVLETPKDKTHGDYSTNMAMQLARVAKKAPRQIAEEIVAHFDKGKASIEKLDIAGPGFINFYMNNQYLTKLIPSVLEAGEAYGETNIGNGERVQVEFVSANPTGDLHLGHARGAAVGDSLCNVLSKAGYDVSREYYINDAGNQINNLALSVEVRYFEALGLEKPMPEDGYRGEDIIAIGKRLAEEYGDRFVNEEESERLAFFREYGLKYELEKLRKDLENFRVPFDVWYSETSLYQNGKIDKALEALREKGHVYEEDGATWFRSTTFGDDKDRVLIKKDGTYTYLLPDIAYHKDKLDRGFDKLINVWGADHHGYIPRMKAAIEALGYEKGTLEVEIIQLVHLYKNGEKMKMSKRTGKAVTMRDLIEEVGLDAVRYFFAMRSADTHMDFDLDLAVSTSNENPVYYAQYAHARICSMLRQGEEQGLKPAADLDFSHIQSEKEYDLLKTIGGFPEAVAEAAEKRIPHRVTNYIYDLASALHSFYNAEKVIDPENEEKSRARLALMKATQITLNNALQLIGVSAPEKM